Part of the Fundidesulfovibrio terrae genome is shown below.
TGGCCGATCTCGGCCTGGCCGCCGCGCGAGCGGATGATCTGGCGCAGGGCCATGGACGAGCCCAGCGCGTCCGGGTCGGCGCTTATGAGGATGAGCCATCGCTCATGGGGCGTGATCAGACGCGTCAGGCCCTCGAGCTTTTCGGTGAGCACCCTGAAAAAAGCCATCTCTCCTCACTTGAGCGCAATGGGCAGCCCGGCCACCACCAGCCTCACTTCGGAGGCCGCCCGGGCCAGGCGTTGGTTGAGCGCGCCCTGCGCCCTGGCGAAGCGCCTGGCCAGGGACGTGGGCGCGATGGGGCCCAGGCCCACCTCGCAGCTCACCAGCACACACGCCGGGGAGCCCTCGGCCACGAACCCGGAAAGGCTCCCGGCCAGTTCCTCCGCCAGCTCTCCGACCAGTTCATTCGGGCGCTCCGGGGCGCTCTCCATGCAGGCGAAGAGCCAGAAGTCCAGGCTGTCCACCAGCACGTTCCGGCCTTTGGCCGCGGCGTCCGCCAGGGCCTCGGGTAGCCTGGGCCCGGGCTCCAGCACCGGCACGCGCGGGTCGCGGCGCAGGCGGTGCTCCAGGATCTGAAGGCGGAACGCCGCGTCCCGGGCAGCGCCCATGGCCATGACCACGCCGGGGCCGGGGGCGGCGCGGAAGTACTCGTACGCCAGGTCGGACTTGCCCGACTTCTCGCCGCCCAGAATCAGCCGGATCATTCCGGACGCCTCCAGTCCCGCGTTAGTTTGGTAAAATTTTCAAGGCAGTCGCGCAAGTCCGATTCGGAAAAAACCTCGAAGAGTATCGGGGTATTCGCCCCGATCAGACCGAGCACCTCAAGGATGGTCCGGGCCTGGCTGGGGGAGAGCTCCGAGAGCGGCAGGTGCTCGTGGCGCTCGCGCACGATGCCCGGCGCGTAGCAGTGCACCAGTTCCACCCGGCCCGGCAGGTCCGGCTCGTCCAGGAGCCAGTGCTGGCCGAAGGCCATGAGGTGGCCCACGTCCAGGCACACGGGCAGGTCCAGGTCCTGGATCACGGGCCAGTGGGCGCGGAGATCCTGGCCGGGTATGTTCTCCACCATGAGCCGCCAGCCCGGGGCGCGGTCGCGCCACAGGGCGGCCACTCCGGCCAGCCGCGCGGGATCTCCCGGCGGGTGCAGAACGCCGCCCCAGGGGGAGAGCCTGCCCGGGAGCTCCATGAGGCGGGAGATGATGTCCCAGACCGTCTCGGGGCCGTCGTCCCAGGGCAGGTCCACGGGCAGGTGCACGTGGGATTCGAGGTGGTCCGGGGCGGCGAAGTCGGCCGGGGTGTAGGCCAGCGACGCGGCGCTCTGGTAGAAGAGCAGGGCCACCTGCCGGATGGGCAGTTTCCACGCTCCAATGCGCCGGAGGTTTTCCGGCAAAGTCTTTGGCCAGAGCCAGCTGGTGGTCGCCAGGGGCCAGCTGGGCGGGGTCTTGTTCATTGATTCACTTGCACGGGAAAGTTACATTTGGTAGACAGCCGGTGGCTCGCGGCGCAGGCTTCTTCTGTCAAAAAAGCGCCCCGGGCGGAAGCGTTTTCCAGCGGAGGTGTTAGCTCGTGACGCGCTTTCGAAATGCCTTTCACCATGTGTTCAATCCCCTTCACGTGTATTGCCGCCTGAAGGACATGGGGCTCTCCGCCCCCGTGGCCAAGAAGATGTGTAAAGCCTACGAGCGGTTCGTCTTCCGGCTGCTGCCGTAACACGTACCCCTTCTCAAGAAGGGCCTTCGCCC
Proteins encoded:
- a CDS encoding bifunctional adenosylcobinamide kinase/adenosylcobinamide-phosphate guanylyltransferase, encoding MIRLILGGEKSGKSDLAYEYFRAAPGPGVVMAMGAARDAAFRLQILEHRLRRDPRVPVLEPGPRLPEALADAAAKGRNVLVDSLDFWLFACMESAPERPNELVGELAEELAGSLSGFVAEGSPACVLVSCEVGLGPIAPTSLARRFARAQGALNQRLARAASEVRLVVAGLPIALK
- the cbiR gene encoding cobamide remodeling phosphodiesterase CbiR — its product is MNKTPPSWPLATTSWLWPKTLPENLRRIGAWKLPIRQVALLFYQSAASLAYTPADFAAPDHLESHVHLPVDLPWDDGPETVWDIISRLMELPGRLSPWGGVLHPPGDPARLAGVAALWRDRAPGWRLMVENIPGQDLRAHWPVIQDLDLPVCLDVGHLMAFGQHWLLDEPDLPGRVELVHCYAPGIVRERHEHLPLSELSPSQARTILEVLGLIGANTPILFEVFSESDLRDCLENFTKLTRDWRRPE